A single window of Rana temporaria chromosome 1, aRanTem1.1, whole genome shotgun sequence DNA harbors:
- the RPP25L gene encoding ribonuclease P protein subunit p25-like protein has protein sequence MENYQKVRVEEKPMELPFTSLPPDIIEMKVKDGSKIRNLMGFAIGKMESESMHQILFSGTGKALGKTLTCVEIMKRRVKDLHQITKIFYRQTEEIWEPIVPEAGLDPLTVKRNCPSICILLSKVPLDTAEPGYQAPGSYESQWIQEIKVENQGPKRKKPGLARGGAMGRKQPRPPGGRGETPKQS, from the coding sequence ATGGAGAACTACCAGAAGGTTCGGGTGGAGGAGAAGCCCATGGAGCTTCCTTTTACTTCCCTTCCCCCAGACATCATCGAGATGAAGGTCAAAGATGGCAGCAAGATCCGTAACCTCATGGGCTTCGCCATCGGCAAGATGGAGAGCGAGAGCATGCACCAGATTCTGTTCAGCGGGACGGGCAAAGCCCTCGGCAAGACCCTCACCTGTGTGGAGATCATGAAGAGGAGGGTGAAGGATCTGCACCAGATCACCAAGATCTTCTACAGGCAGACAGAGGAGATCTGGGAGCCCATCGTACCCGAGGCGGGCCTGGATCCGCTGACAGTAAAGAGGAACTGCCCCTCTATCTgcatcctcctcagtaaggtccCCCTGGATACCGCCGAGCCCGGCTACCAGGCCCCCGGCAGCTACGAGTCCCAGTGGATCCAGGAAATAAAGGTGGAGAACCAGGGGCCGAAGAGGAAGAAACCAGGCCTGGCCCGAGGTGGGGCAATGGGAAGGAAGCAGCCAAGGCCACCTGGTGGCCGAGGGGAGACCCCTAAGCAGTCATAG